From a single Anaerolineae bacterium genomic region:
- a CDS encoding ORF6N domain-containing protein, which translates to MIEGKALIPIERIENVIIQIRDHKVIIATDLAKIYGVTTRKLNQAIKRNIDRFPPDFLFQLTQKEKEEVITICDHLENLKYSPYLPFAFTEHGAIMAASVLNSKRAIHVSVYVVRAFVKLREMVSTHKELALKLLEMEQRLESHDKQIQAVLEAIQQLMTLPAKPHKKIGFIVKERQATYGRRGIKRKKG; encoded by the coding sequence ATGATCGAGGGAAAAGCACTTATCCCAATCGAACGAATTGAAAACGTTATTATCCAAATACGAGATCATAAAGTTATTATTGCTACGGACTTAGCTAAAATCTATGGTGTGACTACAAGAAAATTGAATCAAGCCATAAAGCGGAACATTGATCGATTCCCTCCTGATTTCTTGTTTCAACTGACTCAAAAAGAAAAAGAAGAGGTGATCACAATTTGTGACCACCTCGAAAATCTTAAATATTCCCCATACCTACCATTTGCTTTTACAGAACATGGCGCCATTATGGCAGCCTCGGTTTTAAATTCCAAACGAGCTATTCATGTAAGTGTATATGTTGTCAGAGCATTTGTAAAATTGCGGGAAATGGTATCAACCCATAAAGAACTAGCGCTCAAGCTTTTGGAAATGGAGCAACGATTAGAAAGTCATGATAAGCAGATTCAGGCCGTTTTGGAGGCGATCCAGCAACTTATGACACTGCCTGCCAAACCACACAAGAAGATTGGATTTATAGTAAAGGAAAGGCAAGCTACCTATGGCCGTAGAGGCATAAAACGCAAAAAAGGCTAA
- a CDS encoding DUF488 domain-containing protein translates to MIKLHYPKFYRQRLVLILLEKAGGCLSKMDFQKLLFLLHQKTGILYYDFIPYHYGSYSFQAASDIETLQATGWLKSEEKNITLLKQLPQSKGLKGYEIDEISRFMQSYKDYRGRRLLRYTYQYYPYYAIRSKIAHDIVDKETHKRIQAERSRTIKQESVLYTIGYEGSTFEAYINKLIANDIRLLCDVRKNPLSRKFGFSKGILSSVLPKLGVEYLHVPKLGIVSQKRKQLETKDDYIRLFAEYRESLPEKASCLQDLTVLMERYQRIALTCFERHSYFCHRHCISDYLEAEKDIAVVHL, encoded by the coding sequence ATGATCAAGTTGCATTATCCTAAATTTTATCGGCAACGCCTTGTTTTGATTTTGTTAGAAAAGGCTGGAGGCTGCCTGTCAAAAATGGATTTTCAGAAGCTATTGTTTTTATTGCATCAGAAGACAGGAATTTTGTACTATGATTTTATTCCTTACCACTATGGCTCTTATTCGTTCCAGGCAGCATCAGACATTGAAACTTTGCAAGCAACAGGCTGGCTTAAATCAGAAGAGAAAAATATTACTTTACTAAAACAACTCCCTCAATCAAAAGGTTTAAAGGGATATGAAATAGATGAGATTAGTCGATTTATGCAAAGCTATAAGGATTATCGGGGCCGCAGGCTGCTGCGTTATACTTATCAATATTATCCTTATTATGCGATCAGGAGCAAAATAGCTCATGATATTGTGGATAAAGAAACTCATAAACGTATCCAGGCTGAAAGGAGCCGGACGATAAAACAGGAGTCTGTGCTTTATACAATTGGCTATGAAGGATCAACCTTTGAGGCTTATATTAACAAACTGATAGCCAACGATATACGACTGTTGTGCGATGTGCGAAAAAATCCGCTGAGTCGCAAATTCGGTTTTTCCAAAGGGATACTATCCAGCGTATTACCAAAATTAGGTGTTGAGTACTTGCATGTCCCAAAGTTAGGAATTGTCTCGCAAAAACGAAAACAGCTCGAAACAAAGGATGATTACATCCGCCTGTTTGCAGAATACCGGGAATCTCTTCCTGAAAAAGCAAGCTGTCTGCAAGATTTGACAGTGCTGATGGAGCGTTATCAAAGGATAGCGCTGACCTGCTTTGAAAGGCATTCGTATTTTTGTCATCGTCATTGTATCAGTGATTATCTGGAGGCTGAGAAAGACATAGCGGTTGTCCATTTATGA
- a CDS encoding flavin prenyltransferase UbiX, with translation MNKKIIVAICGASGSIYGIRLLKALLNKPVNIYLIISNAGYKVLEHETGYTGGSFSSFLKDKGVVVHNDADLNIYEQDDFFAPPASGSFRNDGMVIAPCSMKTLAAIASGMADNLIHRAADVSLKEKRPLILLPRETPLSIIHLKNMYVAAKAGATIMPPSPSFYSNPKNISDLVDSVIARVLDHLKIEHDLVKQWG, from the coding sequence ATGAACAAAAAAATTATAGTGGCGATATGCGGAGCTTCAGGATCGATTTACGGCATCAGGCTGTTAAAGGCGCTTTTGAATAAGCCTGTAAATATATACTTAATCATTTCAAATGCCGGCTATAAAGTACTTGAGCATGAAACCGGTTACACAGGTGGATCGTTTTCATCTTTTTTAAAGGATAAAGGGGTTGTCGTTCATAATGATGCGGATTTAAATATCTATGAGCAGGATGATTTTTTTGCTCCACCTGCAAGCGGGTCATTCAGAAATGACGGCATGGTTATAGCTCCCTGCTCAATGAAAACACTTGCAGCAATTGCTTCCGGCATGGCGGACAACCTCATCCACAGGGCGGCAGATGTCAGCCTGAAGGAAAAGCGGCCACTTATCCTGCTCCCAAGAGAGACCCCTTTAAGCATTATTCATTTAAAGAACATGTACGTGGCAGCCAAGGCAGGCGCTACTATAATGCCCCCCTCCCCTTCATTTTATTCCAATCCCAAAAATATTTCCGACCTTGTAGATTCTGTAATTGCAAGGGTTCTCGACCACCTGAAAATTGAGCATGACCTTGTTAAGCAGTGGGGGTAA
- the amrS gene encoding AmmeMemoRadiSam system radical SAM enzyme: MEAYLYKPLKEKKVKCNLCSHRCIIKNGKRGICGVRENRNGILESLVYGKLIARHIDPIEKKPLFHFMPGSKSYSIATVGCNFKCLFCQNADIAQMPSDHNGMIIGDLCSPEDVVDAAEKGKCKSIAYTYTEPTVFFEFAFDTAKLARERGIKNVFITNGYMSSEALHMISPFLDAANVDLKGFTESFYKEICGSRLEPVKETLKLMKKLGIFVEVTTLLIPGLNNGAEELKELALFIADSLGTDTPWHISRFYPTYKLTDRPSTPVESIANAREIGIKSGLRYVYTGNLPGDKGENTFCYSCGKILINRLGFSIIKNVVENGCCPYCGSQIDGIGLDKL; the protein is encoded by the coding sequence GTGGAAGCATATCTTTATAAACCATTAAAGGAAAAGAAGGTAAAGTGCAACCTGTGCAGCCATCGCTGTATTATAAAAAATGGCAAGCGCGGGATATGCGGTGTGCGTGAAAACCGGAATGGAATTCTTGAGAGCCTGGTTTATGGCAAACTTATTGCCAGGCACATAGACCCTATTGAAAAAAAGCCGCTGTTTCATTTTATGCCAGGCAGCAAATCATATTCCATAGCCACTGTGGGTTGCAATTTTAAATGTCTTTTTTGCCAGAATGCCGATATCGCTCAAATGCCTTCAGACCATAATGGAATGATAATCGGTGACCTCTGCTCACCAGAAGACGTTGTTGACGCAGCGGAAAAAGGGAAATGTAAAAGCATAGCCTATACCTATACCGAACCGACTGTTTTTTTTGAGTTTGCATTTGACACCGCAAAGCTCGCGCGTGAAAGGGGAATCAAAAATGTATTTATAACAAACGGTTACATGAGTTCGGAAGCCCTGCATATGATAAGCCCTTTTCTTGATGCAGCCAACGTTGATTTAAAGGGCTTTACAGAAAGTTTCTATAAAGAAATATGCGGGAGCAGACTTGAACCTGTTAAAGAGACCTTAAAACTTATGAAAAAGCTCGGTATCTTCGTGGAGGTCACGACCCTGCTTATTCCAGGATTAAACAACGGTGCAGAAGAGCTAAAAGAGCTGGCTTTGTTTATAGCAGATTCTCTGGGCACCGACACACCATGGCATATCAGCCGGTTTTATCCAACATACAAATTGACAGACCGCCCGTCAACACCGGTTGAATCAATCGCAAACGCCCGCGAAATAGGCATAAAATCGGGATTAAGATATGTTTATACCGGCAATCTGCCGGGCGATAAGGGAGAAAACACATTCTGCTATAGTTGCGGAAAGATTCTTATCAACCGTTTAGGCTTTTCCATAATCAAAAATGTGGTGGAAAACGGCTGCTGCCCGTATTGCGGTTCTCAGATAGATGGAATCGGGCTTGATAAATTATGA
- a CDS encoding UbiA-like polyprenyltransferase, with protein MRPLEQFLAYGKTIKFSHTIFALPFALSAVVLAHRHYPISPTHLFWILIAMVGARSSAMGFNRIADARFDAKNPRTSKREIPLGRLSLFSAKMFVILFSLIFIFAAAMLGKICLYLSFPVLALMFSYSYTKRFTWLSHFYLGFVISLAPTGAWIALTNTFSLPITLLSLTLLTYIAGFDILYGCQDTGFDTKEGLFSIPARFGIHKALLISSITHVFSFLFLFLIFIAFDMKIIYLITIIVIALLLIIEHKLVKPRDLSHVNIAFFHINSAISIILFVGILADELVRQWI; from the coding sequence ATGAGGCCTTTGGAGCAGTTTCTGGCATACGGCAAAACCATTAAATTCAGCCATACTATTTTTGCCCTTCCTTTTGCCCTTTCAGCAGTAGTACTTGCTCACCGGCATTATCCAATCAGCCCGACACATCTCTTCTGGATTCTTATCGCCATGGTCGGGGCGCGCTCCTCTGCAATGGGTTTTAACAGGATTGCAGATGCAAGGTTTGACGCAAAAAATCCGCGCACATCAAAACGTGAAATACCTTTAGGCAGGCTTTCTTTATTCTCCGCAAAGATGTTTGTAATTTTATTTTCCCTTATTTTTATTTTTGCCGCTGCAATGCTCGGCAAGATATGCCTTTATCTTTCCTTTCCCGTGCTTGCTTTGATGTTTTCCTATTCCTACACAAAAAGGTTTACCTGGCTTTCCCATTTTTATCTTGGATTTGTGATATCGCTTGCGCCCACAGGAGCATGGATAGCTCTTACCAACACCTTTTCATTGCCCATCACATTGCTTTCTCTGACCCTTTTGACCTATATCGCAGGCTTTGACATCCTTTATGGTTGTCAGGACACAGGCTTTGATACAAAAGAAGGGCTCTTTTCCATACCCGCCAGGTTCGGTATTCATAAAGCACTTTTAATCTCTTCCATTACTCATGTTTTTTCTTTTTTGTTTTTATTTTTGATCTTTATTGCCTTTGATATGAAGATAATATATCTAATAACTATTATAGTAATCGCCTTGCTGCTTATTATTGAGCACAAACTTGTTAAACCCCGTGATCTCAGCCATGTTAATATCGCTTTTTTCCATATTAACAGCGCAATTTCAATAATCCTGTTTGTCGGCATATTAGCTGACGAGCTGGTCAGGCAATGGATATGA
- a CDS encoding ferritin family protein, with product MTYDFNADEIFEMAEQIERNGASFYRRSAESIAEPAEKKLLLDLAAMEEEHEKTFVDLRAGLSEKERFTTLFDPEGETALYLQALADIRVFFEKKIDMSSMEEILKQAILAEKDSIAFYLGMKEMVPVNSGKTKIDAIIKEEMAHIKLLGKELVALKKNA from the coding sequence ATGACTTACGATTTTAATGCAGATGAAATATTTGAAATGGCCGAGCAGATTGAAAGAAATGGCGCTTCCTTTTACAGGAGATCGGCAGAATCGATTGCTGAGCCTGCTGAAAAAAAGCTTTTACTCGATCTTGCTGCAATGGAAGAGGAACATGAAAAAACATTTGTTGATTTAAGAGCAGGACTGTCTGAAAAAGAGAGATTTACAACCTTATTTGATCCTGAGGGTGAGACGGCTCTTTATCTTCAAGCATTAGCCGACATTAGGGTGTTTTTTGAAAAAAAGATCGACATGTCGTCAATGGAAGAGATCCTCAAGCAGGCTATCCTGGCTGAAAAGGATTCCATAGCATTTTATCTGGGCATGAAGGAAATGGTTCCTGTTAATTCAGGGAAAACAAAAATTGATGCAATTATCAAGGAAGAGATGGCCCATATAAAACTTCTCGGCAAAGAGCTGGTTGCTCTGAAAAAAAATGCTTAA
- a CDS encoding rubredoxin — translation MDKYVCTVCGYVYNPEQGDPDNGVKPGTKWEDVPDDWGCPVCGSSKDDFQKEE, via the coding sequence ATGGACAAATATGTATGCACGGTGTGCGGCTATGTTTATAACCCTGAGCAAGGCGACCCTGATAATGGAGTAAAACCCGGGACAAAATGGGAAGATGTGCCGGATGATTGGGGATGTCCGGTGTGTGGCTCTTCAAAGGATGATTTTCAAAAGGAAGAATAA
- a CDS encoding class I SAM-dependent methyltransferase, with protein MGYVFNFHDAIAYEQWFNNPQNRFFFDLEKGLMLDMLKPVRGDSVVDIGCGIGANLLSFAEMGLEVTGLDPSPYMLDIAARNLDNRADLHRGFAENLPFDDNSFNYACLVTTLEFVDDPQKAIEEACRVTKDKIFIGVLNRYAIKGIQRRIKGMFIKTIYNHANFFSIWELKQIIRTILGDVPISWKTICQLPMIHGNIASRIEQVGLLQRCPFGAFAGMVVTLVPRYTTRALPLRCDVKHTIDTPAG; from the coding sequence ATGGGGTATGTGTTTAATTTCCATGATGCCATAGCTTACGAGCAATGGTTTAACAATCCGCAAAACAGGTTTTTTTTCGATCTTGAAAAAGGTCTTATGCTTGATATGCTTAAGCCTGTGCGTGGAGATTCGGTTGTCGATATAGGCTGCGGAATCGGAGCAAACCTTTTGTCGTTTGCAGAAATGGGGCTTGAAGTAACAGGACTCGATCCTTCCCCGTACATGCTTGATATTGCAGCAAGAAATCTTGACAATCGCGCTGATCTTCATCGTGGATTTGCCGAAAACCTTCCGTTTGACGATAACTCCTTTAATTATGCATGCCTTGTTACCACACTGGAATTTGTCGATGATCCTCAAAAAGCCATTGAAGAGGCATGCAGGGTTACAAAAGACAAAATATTTATCGGCGTATTGAACCGTTATGCGATCAAAGGAATTCAAAGGCGCATTAAAGGGATGTTCATTAAAACCATATATAATCACGCAAATTTTTTCAGTATATGGGAGCTGAAACAAATTATCAGAACTATTCTTGGAGATGTTCCAATATCATGGAAAACAATATGCCAGTTGCCTATGATACATGGGAATATTGCATCCAGAATAGAACAGGTCGGCCTGTTGCAAAGATGTCCTTTCGGGGCTTTTGCAGGTATGGTTGTCACACTTGTCCCTCGCTATACAACAAGAGCCCTTCCGCTCAGATGCGATGTCAAGCATACAATCGACACACCGGCGGGTTAA
- a CDS encoding type II toxin-antitoxin system Phd/YefM family antitoxin → MQTLSLSEVKMKLSELVEKVHSTDEEIVITKNGRPSAVLVSSDEFESWKETLEIISDKDMMDEIKQGLAALEKKTRLYTLEELF, encoded by the coding sequence ATGCAAACATTATCATTGTCCGAAGTTAAGATGAAGCTTAGCGAGCTTGTTGAAAAAGTCCACTCAACCGATGAGGAGATTGTAATTACAAAAAACGGCAGACCCTCAGCCGTACTGGTCAGCTCTGATGAATTTGAAAGCTGGAAAGAAACTCTTGAAATCATTTCCGACAAAGACATGATGGACGAAATTAAGCAGGGGCTTGCGGCACTCGAGAAGAAAACCAGGCTTTATACGCTTGAGGAGTTATTTTAG
- a CDS encoding universal stress protein, whose translation MNKKILVALDDSENAMRAVDFIEKFFTSDSKVTLFNVMQDTAALCEMNSPELIPYFKSEQSSFCKLEDKKKNLVESALKKAREKLIDAGFKAKNITIKAKNKKKGIARDIVKEAQSGYNAIVVGRRGQSGIKDFILGSVSQKVFQLAKDISVLIVN comes from the coding sequence ATGAATAAAAAAATATTAGTGGCACTTGATGATTCTGAGAACGCCATGCGGGCAGTGGACTTTATTGAGAAATTTTTCACTTCTGACAGTAAGGTGACGTTATTTAATGTAATGCAGGATACGGCTGCGTTATGTGAGATGAACAGTCCGGAATTAATCCCATATTTTAAATCTGAACAAAGTTCCTTTTGTAAACTTGAAGATAAAAAAAAGAACCTGGTTGAAAGCGCACTCAAAAAAGCACGGGAAAAATTAATAGATGCCGGGTTTAAAGCAAAGAATATAACCATAAAGGCAAAAAACAAAAAAAAGGGGATTGCAAGGGATATCGTTAAAGAAGCGCAATCCGGTTATAATGCTATTGTTGTGGGGAGAAGAGGGCAGTCCGGGATTAAGGATTTTATTCTTGGCAGTGTTTCACAAAAAGTATTTCAACTGGCTAAGGATATTTCTGTCCTTATAGTTAATTAG
- a CDS encoding Tex family protein, giving the protein MNNDRFISVIAKELNIADNQIQAVASLLSEGATIPFISRYRKEATGSLDEVAVKAVRDRLNQLRELEERKETILKSLEKHGHMTDELREKVLAAESMAVLEDIYLPYKPKRRTRAIIAKEKGLEPLALMIFEQKGANPVKEAESFIDHEKGVESVEDALAGARDIIAEIINENDKARSWLRNLFFTKATIKSRVASGMEEKGAKFRDYFDLEEPVAGVPSHRMLAMRRGESEDFLHLDILPDEEEATAILENLFVNGEGDDSAQVKLAVKDCYKRLLSHSMETETRLYAKERAETEAIKVFADNLRQLMLAPPLGAKRVMGIDPGFRTGCKLVCLDRQGKLLHYDTVYPHMSEKKALAEIEKIKSLCEKFDIEVIAVGNGTAGRETEAFVKAVPFSKPVQIIMVNESGASIYSASDVAREEFPDHDLTVRGAVSIGRRLMDPLAELVKIDPKSIGVGQYQHDVDQRALKQTLDDVVMSCVNGVGVDLNRASAQLLTYVSGLNTVIAKNIIAYREENGPFMSKKQLTKVSRLGPKAFEQSAGFLRIVDGENPLDASAVHPESYYIVDAMARDLETTVVDIIKKPDIRQKIDVTKYVTESVGIPTLNDILDELAKPGRDPREKFEAFAFADGIEKIEDLRPGMKIPGIVTNITAFGAFVDIGVHQDGLVHVSQMADRFVKNPADIVKVQQKVMVTVLEVDLARNRISLTMKSRADKSGIAIENPGLKKAENRNPKPKDKQENKVSGRNKPFNNPLAEALIKSGLK; this is encoded by the coding sequence ATGAACAACGATAGATTTATATCCGTAATTGCCAAAGAACTGAACATAGCCGATAATCAGATTCAGGCAGTAGCTTCTCTTCTATCAGAAGGCGCAACAATTCCGTTTATCTCGCGCTATAGAAAAGAAGCCACAGGAAGTCTTGACGAAGTCGCTGTTAAGGCGGTCAGGGACAGGCTGAACCAGCTCAGGGAACTGGAAGAACGAAAGGAAACGATCCTCAAATCTCTTGAAAAACACGGTCACATGACAGATGAACTTCGGGAAAAGGTTCTTGCTGCGGAATCCATGGCCGTGCTTGAAGACATATATCTTCCTTATAAGCCCAAACGACGGACAAGAGCTATTATAGCAAAGGAAAAAGGGCTTGAACCTCTGGCACTGATGATTTTTGAGCAGAAAGGAGCAAATCCGGTCAAAGAAGCAGAATCTTTCATTGACCATGAAAAAGGGGTTGAGTCTGTCGAAGATGCCCTGGCCGGGGCCAGAGACATAATTGCAGAAATCATAAATGAGAATGATAAGGCCAGGTCCTGGCTGAGAAACCTTTTTTTCACAAAAGCTACGATTAAAAGCCGGGTTGCGTCAGGCATGGAGGAAAAAGGGGCTAAATTCAGAGACTATTTTGACTTGGAAGAACCGGTTGCAGGCGTTCCATCTCACAGGATGCTGGCCATGAGACGGGGTGAAAGCGAAGACTTTCTGCATCTTGACATACTGCCTGACGAAGAGGAAGCAACAGCTATACTTGAAAACCTGTTTGTTAATGGAGAAGGTGATGATTCCGCGCAGGTAAAGCTGGCTGTAAAGGACTGCTACAAGCGTCTTCTTTCCCATTCAATGGAAACTGAAACCAGGCTTTACGCAAAAGAAAGAGCTGAGACTGAAGCGATAAAAGTCTTTGCTGATAACCTTCGCCAGCTCATGCTTGCCCCGCCGCTGGGAGCAAAACGCGTCATGGGAATAGACCCTGGGTTCAGAACCGGGTGCAAGCTTGTCTGTCTTGACCGGCAGGGCAAACTGCTTCATTATGATACTGTTTATCCCCATATGTCTGAAAAAAAGGCTCTTGCAGAAATCGAAAAGATAAAATCCCTGTGCGAAAAGTTTGATATTGAGGTCATAGCTGTGGGAAACGGTACAGCAGGCAGAGAAACAGAAGCCTTTGTCAAGGCTGTCCCTTTTTCAAAGCCTGTGCAGATTATAATGGTCAATGAGAGCGGGGCTTCAATATATTCCGCTTCTGACGTGGCAAGGGAAGAGTTCCCTGATCATGATCTAACGGTGCGAGGAGCTGTATCAATCGGAAGACGTTTGATGGATCCTCTCGCAGAGCTTGTAAAAATCGATCCAAAATCAATAGGTGTTGGTCAGTACCAGCATGATGTTGATCAGAGGGCACTGAAACAGACCCTTGACGATGTTGTTATGAGTTGTGTTAACGGTGTCGGTGTTGATCTGAACAGAGCCAGCGCCCAGCTCCTTACCTATGTTTCAGGCCTGAACACCGTAATCGCAAAAAACATTATCGCATATCGTGAGGAGAACGGCCCCTTCATGTCCAAGAAGCAATTGACAAAAGTGTCGCGCCTCGGCCCCAAGGCGTTTGAACAGTCTGCGGGTTTTTTAAGGATCGTTGACGGTGAAAACCCGCTGGATGCCAGCGCGGTGCATCCTGAAAGTTACTATATTGTTGACGCCATGGCAAGAGACCTTGAGACAACAGTCGTTGATATTATAAAAAAACCTGATATCAGGCAAAAGATTGATGTTACAAAATATGTTACTGAATCAGTCGGAATTCCCACATTAAATGATATCCTTGATGAACTGGCAAAACCAGGACGTGACCCAAGGGAAAAATTCGAGGCATTCGCATTTGCTGATGGTATTGAAAAAATCGAAGACCTGAGACCTGGGATGAAAATCCCTGGAATTGTGACAAATATCACAGCCTTCGGAGCTTTTGTTGATATTGGTGTGCATCAGGACGGCCTTGTTCATGTCAGCCAGATGGCAGACAGATTTGTAAAAAATCCAGCGGATATTGTAAAGGTTCAGCAAAAGGTAATGGTAACCGTGCTTGAAGTTGACCTTGCCAGAAACAGGATTTCTCTCACAATGAAATCGCGGGCAGATAAGTCAGGGATTGCAATTGAAAATCCGGGCTTAAAAAAGGCTGAAAACCGTAACCCGAAACCAAAGGATAAGCAGGAAAATAAGGTAAGCGGCAGGAATAAGCCGTTTAATAACCCGTTAGCAGAAGCATTAATAAAAAGCGGACTTAAATAA
- a CDS encoding type II toxin-antitoxin system RelE/ParE family toxin: MPATYKFRMPDKTADLIRHIHPEIKKKIKSSLEIILSDPQAGKSLKGEPTGLKSFRTGRFRIIYKISSKQIIDIVAVGPRSVIYGITYRILKKQTDQKKE, translated from the coding sequence ATGCCGGCGACTTATAAGTTTAGAATGCCGGATAAGACAGCGGATCTTATCCGGCATATACATCCTGAAATAAAGAAAAAAATTAAGTCATCTCTTGAAATTATTTTATCAGATCCCCAGGCCGGCAAATCATTGAAGGGTGAACCGACAGGTTTAAAAAGTTTCAGGACAGGTCGATTCAGGATTATTTATAAGATATCTTCAAAACAGATTATAGATATTGTGGCTGTTGGCCCGCGAAGTGTAATATATGGAATTACTTACAGAATTTTAAAAAAACAAACAGATCAGAAAAAAGAATAG